In Ciconia boyciana chromosome 3, ASM3463844v1, whole genome shotgun sequence, a genomic segment contains:
- the LOC140650249 gene encoding uncharacterized protein: MSVGQGKSEPADDNESDVFEIVLPITVFVLSDDDFLQDDAEEQAALVPALKKEDEEAVNLNNSVFLKSDVTPSNDSNSLSIWEENKTTSNKDNSMKYSEEKCVAESVCTRSKSSLSDWCDAGTDKYSQNYLLPTLSCKTELTEINETSDRKECDGDDGFQKIPPLLSSARNEGRDDTIRTNRQLTLAAISKHEEKLGVASVLSHGSQKQPEIHKEMETIVEMEDPDSSKNGDNEANNRKRKRSTFEDETLSSLLEHGLKEELKFTNNCSSLFLNGCSPASEELIKDVGKPEVNTSTSAESNTTGEHIYKTLTPFPRKQYRQQKGVSPHASPEEFQSQQEGLAWLSNSVTIKPLSKASCSINKHERLNLKCRFCSSVYKCSAHLKKHVHSAHKDKKTHKCCFCKRTFFFSVNLKNHLKFHKKMTRLQKARKNRINARKVRQRRSEERKSETKKKESKYEKFFIKIERDFTPLSVPVTFSCKICFFASSNPRIFAHHMKGHKERPPYQCPQCDYSCISLSYLLNHMYWHAGYKLYQCRFCTFFSLYFASMVRHSYIHTGAKPYSCEFCQSAFTSNAGLKRHRRLHAGKETCQGQQQLDFVSGRKRARRPLKNYTCDECNIVFYTRGHLGFHKKFHEQFKATANGYTNQSNEYHKSKICKVDSDSQDHVSLSLSGKENDCLSGGMLASEVDFEQAGDVRDNTKMCSAKKFPENSHGSNSLPVIGNRSEVPLNSYKMDTVICEDELLFKSKASHSQVQDDDAYHRFVENLKDTWPSSLSTCKMYKCQHCSYATAVHSDFKLHLKIHTDEGPFVCKECNKTFKTSNHLQKHSLIHVKNGYEFGHCLYVDSSLENLELHHEMHVGICPERDFGSSEGSNSVHSLLGSEVCGVQPDVQQGKENDLLAQSQPRFYQCAECEYTTYILSNLELHVRTHTGEKPYSCSVCQKKFRTSSHLKRHRVTHFNIEYLKCRNCDYSTNKWLSLKQHLASHSCEESSSTGCLYERTQLPVKTYTCEECGYSTAHNGNLKPHLRIHTGEKPFKCGQCAVAFRTSSHLKRHLLTHLKLHCRRCKFSTVDKRAFQKHVKTHTKKYKCGKCNVMLPTKKLLEKHKRQHKLGI; this comes from the exons AGTCGGATGTCTTTGAAATTGTTCTCCCAATCACTGTCTTTGTGCTGAGTGATGATGATTTTCTCCAAGATGACGCTGAGGAGCAAGCAGCGTTGGTTCCCGCGTTGAagaaggaggatgaggaggcagTTAACTTAAACAATAGCGTTTTCCTAAAAAGTGATGTGACACCTTCAAATGACAGTAACAGTTTAAGcatttgggaagaaaacaagactACTTCAAATAAGGATAATAGTATGAAatactctgaagaaaaatgtgttgctGAGAGTGTGTGTACCAGGTCAAAATCATCTTTAAGTGACTGGTGTGATGCAGGCACAGATAAATATAGTCAAAATTATTTGTTGCCTACATTGTCTTGCAAAACAGAGCTTACAGAGATAAATGAAACCAGTGACAGAAAAGAATGTGATGGTGATGATGGCTTTCAGAAgattcctcctctcctctcctctgctcgCAATGAGGGCAGAGATGATACCATCAGGACAAACAGACAGTTGACATTGGCAGCAATATCCAAACATGAAGAGAAACTTGGTGTTGCAAGTGTTCTTTCTCATGGTAGTCAGAAGCAACCAGAAATCCACAAGGAGATGGAGACAATTGTTGAAATGGAAG ATCCTGATTCTTCAAAGAATGGAGATAATGAAGctaataacagaaaaagaaagagaagcacaTTTGAAGATGAAACTCTGAGTTCTCTTTTGGAACATGGCTTGAAAGAAGAACTGAAATTTACCAATAActgttcttctctgtttcttaatGGATGTTCTCCTGCTTCAGAGGAATTGATAAAAGATGTAGGGAAACCGGAGGTGAACACTTCCACTTCTGCTGAATCAAATACTACTGGAGAGCATATTTATAAGACATTAACACCATTTCCTAGAAAACAATATCGGCAACAGAAAGGTGTTTCGCCTCATGCAAGCCCAGAAGAATTCCAAAGCCAGCAAGAAGGTTTAGCATGGCTAAGTAATAGTGTGACTATCAAACCTCTTTCTAAAGCATCTTGTTCTATAAATAAGCATGAAAGATTGAATTTGAAGTGCAGGTTTTGTAGTTCTGTGTATAAATGCAGTGCACATCTAAAGAAACATGTTCATTCAGCTCATAAAGATAAGAAAACacataaatgctgcttttgtaaaagaacctttttcttttctgtcaacCTTAAGAATCACCTTAAATTTCATAAGAAAATGACTAGGTTgcaaaaggcaagaaaaaacagaataaatgcaagaaaagttAGGCAGAGAagatctgaagaaagaaaatctgagaccaagaaaaaagaaagtaaatatgagaaatttttcatcaaaattgaAAGGGACTTTACACCTCTGAGTGTGCCAGTtactttttcctgcaaaatttgtttctttgcttcatCAAATCCTAGGATTTTTGCTCATCACATGAAGGGACATAAAGAGAGACCGCCTTACCAGTGTCCTCAGTGTGATTACTCCTGCATTAGCTTATCCTATCTGTTAAATCACATGTACTGGCATGCTGGGTATAAGCTGTACCAGTGCAGGTTTTGCACCTTTTTTTCGTTATATTTTGCAAGCATGGTAAGGCATAGCTACATACACACGGGGGCTAAACCATATTCCTGTGAGTTCTGCCAGTCAGCATTCACAAGCAATGCTGGGTTAAAGAGACACAGAAGATTACATGCAGGCAAAGAAACATGCCAAGGGCAGCAGCAACTCGACTTCGTAAGTGGAAGAAAGAGAGCTCGAAGACCTTTAAAGAATTATACGTGTGATGAGTGTAACATAGTGTTTTACACTAGAGGGCATCTTGGCTTTCATAAGAAGTTTCATGAACAGTTTAAGGCTACTGCTAATGGTTATACGAATCAGAGCAATGAAtatcataaaagcaaaatatgcaAAGTTGACAGTGATTCCCAGGAccatgtttctctctctctttctggtaAAGAAAATGATTGTCTAAGTGGGGGAATGCTGGCTTCAGAAGTAGACTTTGAGCAGGCAGGTGATGTGCGGGACAATACAAAAATGTGCTCTGCAAAGAAATTCCCTGAAAACAGCCATGGAAGCAACAGCTTACCTGTTATTGGGAATAGATCAGAAGTTCCTCTGAATTCATACAAAATGGACACTGTCATTTGCGAAGATGAACTTCTCTTCAAGTCCAAGGCCTCTCATTCACAAGTTCAAGATGATGATGCATATCATAGATTTGTAGAAAACTTAAAGGATACGTGGCCTTCCAGTCTGTCTACATGCAAAATGTACAAGTGCCAACACTGCAGTTATGCTACCGCTGTTCATAGTGACTTTAAGCTGCAcctaaaaatacatacagatgAAGGACCATTTGTGTGTAAAGAATGCAATAAGACATTTAAAACATCAAACCATTTGCAGAAACACAGCCTTATTCACGTAAAGAATGGATATGAGTTTGGCCATTGCCTCTATGTAGATAGCAGTTTAGAGAATCTTGAATTGCATCATGAAATGCATGTAGGCATATGTCCAGAAAGAGATTTTGGTTCCTCAGAAGGTTCAAACAGTGTCCATTCCTTGCTTGGTTCGGAAGTCTGTGGAGTACAGCCAGATGTCCAGCAGGGCAAAGAAAATGATTTGCTAGCACAAAGTCAGCCACGATTCTATCAGTGTGCAGAGTGTGAGTACACTACTTACATTTTAAGCAACCTTGAACTACATGTAAGAACTCACACAGGTGAGAAACCTTACAGCTGCAGTGTTTGTCAGAAGAAGTTTCGTACTTCCAGTCACCTGAAAAGACACAGAGTCACGCATTTTAACATCGAGTATCTCAAATGCAGGAACTGTGACTATTCAACAAACAAATGGCTGTCCTTGAAACAGCATCTGGCTTCACACTCTTGTGAGGAAAGCTCATCTACTGGCTGTCTCTACGAACGAACTCAGCTACCTGTCAAAACATACACGTGTGAAGAGTGTGGCTATTCCACAGCCCACAATGGAAACTTGAAGCCACACTTGAGAATTCATACAGGGGAGAAGCCATTCAAGTGTGGTCAGTGTGCTGTTGCTTTCCGCACATCTAGCCACCTGAAGCGCCACTTACTGACTCACTTAAAGTTGCACTGCAGAAGGTGTAAATTTTCTACGGTAGATAAACGTGCTTTCCAAAAGCATGtaaaaacacatacaaaaaagtACAAGTGTGGAAAGTGTAATGTGATGCTGCCTACTAAAAAACTTCTGGAAAAGCATAAGCGGCAACATAAGCTTGGAATATAA